The genomic DNA CACCTCCGGTATTCTTCAAAATTCTTCTTTTGAAAGGTTGTCATCCGGTAAAAGTAAGTTAATTGGTAGGCCACGAATTACTTCTCCAATACCAATTATTGACTTTACCACAGAGCAAATTGTGGTTCAAGATCCcttgaaaggtgtttcaaaaggTGCATTTCAAATAATTTGTATTCTTATGCACAAAAAGTATAAAATTTGTCGATATAATGTTATCTTCTTTATTAAATAAAATTgttaacaattttttttgtttattttcacAACAGATTATTTGGACCATGGTGACCAATGCGTTACTTGTGAAGTATGTAATGCAAAGTTGTGGAATGCAGaaaaaggaaaaggaagaaaaaaggATGGAAAAGTTTGTTATTTCATTTGTTGTTCTTATGGCATAGTAGAGCTTCCAGATTACAAAGATGCAAGAGGAAGTTATCGGATTCTGTTTACTAACAATGGTGATGAAAGCAAGCACTTTTTGAAAAATATTCGCCGTTACAATTCTATGTTTGCATTTACTTCAATGGGTGGTAAGGTTGATTCGACGGTTAACAGAGGCAATGGTCCTTTTTGCTTTAGAATTAGCGGCGAGAATTATCATACAATTGGAAGTCTTATGCCAATCAACGGAGCTCAACCAAAATTTTGCCAACTATACATATATGATACTGAAAACGAAATTTCAAACAGGCAATCAATATTTAGGTAAAGTCCATTTTATATGTTACCATAAATCCATTTTTTCAGATTAATAGTTCATATTTTGTTAGACTGTGAATAATCTTTGATAACAATTTTGTAACAGGAGTTCAGATGGTGCGTCTTCTTCTTCATCGGCAAATGTTGATATTAAATTGATCGAACATATAAAGGATGTACTAGACAATGACAACGAGTTGGTCAAAACTTATAGAAGAGTTAGGGATTCCTTCCAAGACAACCCTAATGTAAATGTGAAGCTTCGAATAATTGGAGCAAGAGAAAAAGATGGTCGCACGTATAACTTACCAACGGCTGGTGAGATCGCTGCTCTTATTGTTGGTGATATCGAAAATGTGGTTGACAATAGAGATATTATAGTTGAGACTCGAACAGGTGAACTAAAAAGAATTAGTGAGTTGCATCCATCATATCTTGCACTACAATATCCGATTCTGTTTCCCTACGGAGATGATGGCTACAGAATTGATATCCCTCATAGAGGTGTTGTTGATGTTGTTAATAAAACACGTCCAAAGTGTACTATGAGAGAGTTCTTTGCCTATCGTATCCAGGGTCGTATAAATCAGTTTTCATTGATCCTTAATTCTAAGAGGCTTTTCCAGCAGTTCCTGGTTGACGCATATACTATGATAGAGAGCGAGAGACTTAGGTACATACGATATCAACAAAAAGATCTTAGGTCCGACACATATGAAAGTCTCCGTAATTTACGAAGTAAAGGTCAAGATGATATATCTAAAGCTGGAAAACGCATTTTTTTGCCGTCTTCTTTTACTGGTGGAGCACgatatatgatgcaaaactaTTTAGACGCTATGGCTCTGTGTAAGTGCTTTGGTTATCCAGATTATTTTATTACCATAACATGCAATCCAAAATGGCCAGAAGTTCAACGGTTTCTCAAAGACACCAATCTTAGTCCGGAAGATAGGCCTGATATCCTGTCTAGACTCTTCAAAATAAAACTCGATTCTATCTGCAAAGATTTAAAAAAGAATCATCTATTAGGCAAAGCGTCAGCAGGTAATATTAACAAAATAATTCAATTATTAGTCATCATCAAAGCTaacactttgttttatttttctgtaGTTGTTTACACTATCGAGTTCCAAAAACGTGGTTTGCCTCATGCACATTTATGCTTATTCATGGAACCTGAATTCAAATTACCTACTGTGGACCATGTTGATTCATTTATATCTGCTGAAATTccaaaaagagaagaagatccAGAATTATTCATCCTGGTGAAAGAGTATATGATACATGGTCCATGTGGTAATGCTAGGTTGAGCTCTCCATGTATGGTAGATATGAAGTGTTCAAAAGGCTTTCCAAAAAAGTTTCAAGATCATACAACACTTGATTCAAATGGGTTTCCATTATACAGAAGGAGAAACAATGGTTCTTCTGTTGTGAAAAATAAAATTGAGCTTGATAACAGGAGTGTGGTTCCTTATAACAAAAAATTATTGAAAAGATATCAAGCTCATATCAACGTTGAATGGTGCAATCAAGCCGCGTCTATAAAATATCTTTTTAAATACATCAATAAAGGTCCTGATCGAGCCACTATAGCTGTTGCGCGTGGTGATAGTCAACCGGAAGAGCAACCACAAGACGAGATCAAAGAGTATTACGATTGCCGCTATATATCAGCTTGCGAAGCATCTTGGAGGATATTTGCTAATGAGGTACATTATAGAAGACCTTCTGTTATGAGGCTTCCATTCCATTTACCTGGCCAACAACCTGTTGTTTTCGGCCCTGACGAGGATATTAACTCCGTTCTAAACAAACCTTCAGTTAAATCTTCAATGTTTCTATCATGGATGGAACGTAATAAAGACCCAAATGACCTGTTGGCACGTACACTTACATACGTTCAGTTCCCTATTTTTTATGTATGGAAGCTTGACAAGCGAGTATGGGAACCAAGAAAATGGAAAAAATCAATTGGCAGGATTCATTCCGTATCTCCAACTTTAGGTGAAGCGTATTTCTTGAGAATTCTTCTTAACAAGGTTAGAGGACCAACATCGTTTGACGACATTAAAACAGTTAATGGTAAAGTTTACGATACATACAGAGATGCTTGCTACGCACTTGGCCTTTTAGATGATGATTCAGAATATGTAGAGGCAATAAAAGAAGCAAATTTAACTCGAAGCGCTTCATACATTCGCAATTTATTTTCTACGATGTTGTTATCCGGTAGTCTTTCTAGACCTGAGGTTGTTTAGGAAACTTCATGGAGATACATGGCGGACGATTTTGTTTACAGATTAGCAAAATACCATCGAGTGACAGATACGTTTTGTTTACACTGAAATTTAGtacttatatttttttaaaaaaataatttgattTGTTCATCATTATTTAACTTAATTTATCTTATTATGATGAAATGGTTTCCGTATTCATTAGATGAATTTGTTTTCTTTCTTATTTCGTAGCGTTATCAATTCCGGATCACCAACTGAAGAACTATGTGTTGGTCGAAATTGAAAAGTTTTTATTGCGAAATAATTCTTCTTTGCGAAGATTTGAATCAATGCCATATCCAGATATGTCGTCTTCAGGTATTTCCGATTGTCGTTTGATATACGAGGAGCAGGCATATGATACAACATACCTTGGAAATCTGTACGATAGTCATTTGACAATGTTAACTGATGAACAACGCACTGTTTTTGAAGAGATTATGGCAGCAGTAAACAGTGATAACGGTCAGATTTTTTTCCTTTATGGCTATGGCGGAACAGGTAAAACTTTTCTATGGAAAACATTGTCCGCTGCAATTAGATCAAGAGGTCAAATCGTGTTAAATGTGGCTTCCAGTGGAATTGCATCGTTGTTGTTAGATGGTGGCAGGACTGCACATTCCAGGTTTAGCATACCGTTGAATCTTACTGAAGATTCCGTATGCCATATAAAACCAGAAAGTGATTTGGCTAAATTACTTCACGAGACTAAATTGATAATTTGGGATGAAGCACCTATGGTTCACAAACATGCATTTGAAGCGCTCGACAGAACAATGAATGACGTTTTCAACATTGACACATCTCTAAATTCTGAAATCCGCTTTGGAGGTAAAGTTATTGTTTTTGGAGGGGATTTTAGACAAATATTACCTGTTGTTCCAAATGGTGGCAGACAAGAGATTGTTAATGCCTCCTTATGTTCGTCTTATTTGTGGAGTAAATGTAAATTGCTAAGACTAACTAGAAACATGAGGTTAACGGTTGGAAGATCTACGGCTGATGTTGATCAAATAAATAGTTTTGGCAAATGGCTTTTGGATTTGGGTGAGGGTAACGTTGGTggtccaaatgatggagaagcaACTATTGAAATACCACGAGATCTTTTGATTACTGATCCATCTGATCCAATTGGAAGTTTAATTGATTTTGTTTATCCATCAATCTTGGAAAACGTAGACGCCCATAACTATTTTAGTGACCGGGCCATACTTGCACCTAAAAATGAAGTTGTTCATGAGATTAATGACAGGTTGCTAGCAATGTTTCCTGGTGAAGAAAAAGAGTATCTTAGTTCTGACAGTCTTTGTCCGTCTGAAGATGTAAATTCTACACAACAAAGACTTTACTCTCCAGATGTGCTCAATGGTCTTAAAATATCTGGCCTACCTAATCATAGGTTAGTCCTTAAAGTTGGTGTTCCAGTCATGTTATTAAGAAATATTGATCAACGGAATGGATTGTGCAATGGTACAAGGCTACAAGTAAAGAAGCTGCACAACCGTGTAATAGAAGCAGAGATAATATCTGGTTCAAATATTGGTACTTGCACATATATCCCTCGATTAAACTTGATACCTTCTGATAAAAAGATTCCTTTCTCTTTTCAAAGAAGACAATTTCCACTGGCCGTATGTTTTGCAATGACCATCAACAAAAGTCAAGGTCAATCTCTTTCAAGAGTAGGTTTGTACCTCAAACAACCAGTCTTCTCTCATGGTCAGTTGTATGTTGCCTTATCAAGGgtgaaaacaagaaatggtgtgaAGATACTCATACTTGACAACAATGGAAAACCTACGGATAAAACAACTAATGTGGTGTATAAAGAGATATTCAACGATTTGTAATATATACGTTATAATTGTCAATAAAAAGTTATTACATGATCTGTTTAAATATGTGTATATAGTGATAACATTTAATGTAAACAACTATTATTAATCCATATTATCTTTTaacaacccgtgtaatacacgggtcctTAGGctagttatttaatatataaatcacatttttcaacccgtgtaatacacggggttctaacctagtacaATATAATTGAAATCTTATGTTTAGTAAGCTCTAATAAATTAGTAAAATATGATATTTAACTTGTTTATTTTAATGTTCAAAAATTACTATCATTATTATTATCAAATATGAGATAGATTATAGATGCCTTTAATAGGAGAGAGATTTAATTAGGTGAAATGCTAACAATGTGACACGTGACAGAGTAGCTTAAGAAGTTATCAACTAGCAAAAATCATTTTGAATTATTAAGTACGGGATTAACTAATTAACTTGTAACATAATAtcatataattaattaaaaactcttttatttattaaaattaaacaaaaaaCTTGTATAAATTATTTCGCAAATAGTTTATCGTAGTCATCGTTTTGTGTTAAAACTATTTAAATATTTTTTGTTTGTTGCTCAAGTTGTAACTCTCTAGATCGTACTTATAAGAAGTATTTTTGAATGTTGTTATTTAGGTTATCATAGAAATCTAGCAGGCTCCCTCTTGCATAAGTCTCGATCATTTATTAACACAGACCTTGGTGGACGTCTAGCTACATCTCAATACCCTTAGTGAAGTATGACATTTACAAGCTATCAAGTGTTCTCAATTAGTCCAAGAACTCTTGCTAAACTATTTGTCCAGGGACTCTTGCTAAACTATTTACAATTTCCATAGTTATATGTGAATTATCCAACATGTAATAGACATTTGTTGAACATAAGACATGCACCAACTTTCATTCTCATATAACGTTCAACTATTCTCATTGTCGATCAAGATTCAAAATTGGCCTAATAAGCTCATAGTTTGAGCACGAATGCATTTATACAAGTTGAATAAGCAAGGAGCCCGAAGATGTCAACCAAGTACACACCTCAAAACTTTAGACTTGGCTCCCAACTATTGCCACTATTATTGCCCCACAAAACCCACATATATAAActttaagttgtatcgtttataTTTCACATTTCGAGCTCGTTGTTAATTATGCTCGAGTTTAAACATGAACTCAATAATAGCTTAACTAGAATGAGACTGAGTGTGATATGTTGCTCAATAAAGGCTCGACTTATTTTCATCAATCTCATAGCATCATTGTCATTACAAGAAGTTCTAGTTGAGGACTTACATCAAGCTTTCTTACTTGATCATAAATTTATATATTTGCTCATTATCATTGTCAAGTATAGTTAATGAGACGATGTCACTCCACAAAGCCATCACATTGTTTTCCCACTTGTTGGACATTTATTAATAGTCTAAAACCACCATAAAAGTTATGTGGCTAGCACCAGTTTCTATTTTGGTGTGCTTAGCAACTGATAATTACTCCCCTCCATTGTAAGTCCTTAAAAATTCAAAAGTCATGATCACATTCCAGACTTGTGCAATTGCCGGATTACAATATCAAAAAACAGGCACCCCATGCCCTAAATCAAAACCAACCCACAACTCCTAAAGGCCCTTTGGCCCTAAACAACAAACACTAAAGTGCCCGGCgcggcttttttttttttttggctcaaACCGTTCCTGCTAACCCCAGGTTGAGCAAATGGACGGCGAGCAACAAAAAAGCCACCCTAGGTTACGAACTATGGTGAGCCAAAAAAAAACACTACCCCGGAGTTAATTTCAAAGCCCGGTTTGACCAAAAAAAAAACCACCAAGGCAACTACACACCTACGTTTGGGGTTTAAATTTTCACCAACCCGGAGTTCGCAACTTTGGAAACATTAATTTTGAAATGTTATGTTTTTTACACCATTTGTGAAAGGATCACTTAAAAAGACACCATTTATGAAAAAGAAATCGCAGATCCGTTGGATATATATACACCATTGTCTAATTACATTAGTTTAGGAATTTGGATACATTAACAAGAAGTTGTCTTCCCCTATATACTTGATTTGATTGGAAGATATGTTCCAAGTACACAAAGTTGCATTCTAAGAAGTTAGAAGATAAGAAGTTGCAAATTAACCTTTGAAAAGGGGAAAATTAGGACTTGCACCTTCAATTCTCCAATGCACTGCTCGTGAAGAGCATCACGTGATGCGGAGATGTGGAGGAGAGAGAGTGTTGAAGCCAGTGAGGACTGGGGACGTGCATCCCGACTCTCAAGTAGAGAGAGCCCATTAGGAGAGAAGCCGGACACGCTGACGTGGAGGGCGGTTAGTGGTGCATGTCTCCCCTCACGCCGCTTAGGAGGAGGTTCATTCTCTACAAACATAACCTTATGAGTGGTCCTTTGTTCTCCCTTAAAGGTGAGTAAATCAAAAACAATACATTATTTTGCCAATCTATTGGCGCACCATTAAAAATCATaccatatactatatatataccTCCAAGGTATTAAAAAACATAACCTTATGAGTGGTCCTTTGTTCAACTCAAATGTATGCAAGATGTATGTGCCATCATGTTCTGTAGTTATGTTTTGAAATTAAGTCAAACCCTCCAATTTGTTGGTTCAAGCCCAAGATTAACTCACAAACACACACTAAAAGAACTCACGTAAAGAAGCCTGTGTTTTCTAAACTTGTTGCTTTCTTGATTGAAATTGGGAGTACATTAATAACCTTACCCTACTATGCTATTTATATAAAAAGAAAACAAACCCACATGCTAAATACACTACTCCACGTACTCCTTATAATTAGCCACATCTTCACACATTCACATCCACAGAGTCGGTCAAAACTAACTACCAAACCCACGATTAGATTAATTGAGCCTTTGCTGACCCATTCTTTTGCTGACCCGCAAGTTGTTTGACGACCCGTACTTGACTCGGAATCGTTTGACCCATACCCATCAAGATTATCCAGCACAATTTGATTTTAGGAAGACAAACAAACATAAAACATAGGCTTTACTATCACTTATATCAGATCTAACCCTAAATACATAACATATCATAAAAAAACATTATAAATCTTTACCTTTGCATGATGTATGAATGATGAATACCATTTCTTCTTTCCACTTATTCTTCACCATGTACACACACTGAACACATACacgtatatatatgtatatgtatatgcatATGCTTTtgatgagagagagaaagagagaaatggCAGATTAAAGCAGAATGCAAGATGGCATCTTTTGTCTGCAGAAACACATGCACCTTTTTGTGTCTCAAACCCCTGAAAGAAAGAAAGCGGTAGATTGTAGCAAGAAGGTGCAGGTGCAAATGCAGATAATAAGATGAACACAATAAGCTTGAGAGAAACTCATACACCATTCAACAcattatatgtatgtatatatactgTATTTCAGGAAACACATTCTAGACTCGATGATAAGATGCTTTTGCTATCATGTGTACTTTATGCATTTAGAATTGTACCAATGACCGAGCATCGGCATTGCAACTATTCTAGCTTAAATTATCATTAACTTATTGATTACTTGATATTAAATGTTGACTTCTCACCCCTTAATTAATTATTGTTTGAATCGTAGATTCTTGATTCAAAAcgttaagagttaattacatagttagtcctgtggtttgtacaaaataacatacttaggtactaatagtttaaaatcaccttttaGGTAATttacttttcattttgtaacgtttggaggtattaacttctagggtattaacatagttagtccttatagtttgcacaaaataacaaaaataagtactaatataatgtgattttaaacctacaaataacgttaatacctccaaacgttacaaaatgaaaagttaataccctagaatgtgattttaaactattagtacctaagtatgttactttgtgcaaaccatagggactaactatgtaattaactcaaacGTTAAATTAGGTGTATAATAACTGTTAAAAAAACGAACGTAAGTAGTTTTAATTACCAACGTTAAAACTAGAGCCTTTTTATTTAACGGATTTAGTCTATGTATACTCTTCACTCAAGCTAAGCACTTGTCATCCTTCATATGAATGAACGTTAAAAAATCTGTTAAAATGGTGTCAAGAAAGATAACTGTGCAACTTGAATAAACAGCAAAAACCATGGTTGCAGAAGTCGTTACGCACTCCCAGGTCGGTCGAGTGAGGAGTTGCGGTATTACTTTTAGGCGAAGAATACACGGAGAGTACTCGGACATgataaattataaagaaattaattttcgggatattatatatatatcaaatatcaTAACTTCactaatatttataaaaaatacgTGATTATTAATATAAATAACAGAAATACAGATTCAAATACTAATGTACTTCAAAAGTTGATATCCATTCATCAATATTATAGACAAATAAATTatgctttattttattttgaagaCAAACTTGTCCCGACTCAATCCGATTTTGGCCAAGGTTGAACGTCTTTGGTCGATTGTGAGTAATTAAGCGGAGTTGAAGAAAATCGTCTCAGCACCGTCCTTGTAGCGATTACCATTTTTTATATATCATATAGTGCCATGAACTCAAATACATTCATAAAGAGGCCTCATTGATTATCGTATGATATTTCATAACTAAATCTATTCATCTATGATCAACTATATATGTATACCATGATATGTAATAAGTTAATATATAAAATAGAAATTGTAACATTTATAAAGTCcct from Helianthus annuus cultivar XRQ/B chromosome 7, HanXRQr2.0-SUNRISE, whole genome shotgun sequence includes the following:
- the LOC110875652 gene encoding ATP-dependent DNA helicase PIF1-like; this translates as MSSSGISDCRLIYEEQAYDTTYLGNLYDSHLTMLTDEQRTVFEEIMAAVNSDNGQIFFLYGYGGTGKTFLWKTLSAAIRSRGQIVLNVASSGIASLLLDGGRTAHSRFSIPLNLTEDSVCHIKPESDLAKLLHETKLIIWDEAPMVHKHAFEALDRTMNDVFNIDTSLNSEIRFGGKVIVFGGDFRQILPVVPNGGRQEIVNASLCSSYLWSKCKLLRLTRNMRLTVGRSTADVDQINSFGKWLLDLGEGNVGGPNDGEATIEIPRDLLITDPSDPIGSLIDFVYPSILENVDAHNYFSDRAILAPKNEVVHEINDRLLAMFPGEEKEYLSSDSLCPSEDVNSTQQRLYSPDVLNGLKISGLPNHRLVLKVGVPVMLLRNIDQRNGLCNGTRLQVKKLHNRVIEAEIISGSNIGTCTYIPRLNLIPSDKKIPFSFQRRQFPLAVCFAMTINKSQGQSLSRVGLYLKQPVFSHGQLYVALSRVKTRNGVKILILDNNGKPTDKTTNVVYKEIFNDL